Proteins from one Chitinophaga oryzae genomic window:
- a CDS encoding RagB/SusD family nutrient uptake outer membrane protein, which yields MRYKIMIALVWTGVLCSCSKYLDVVPDNVPTIDNAFTLRSSAEKYLFTCFSYMPRNGHFNDNVAFNGADEVWYDDPIRDVDPTNFNIARGLQSMTSPLANYWSGTARGTSLFTGIRDCNTFLANIGKVRELRPYERERWTAEVKFLKAYYHFFLLRCYGPIPLIKENLPVSAGSEEVQVYRQPIDTCINYIVQLLDEAAGNEFLPAKLEGTENTELGRITKCIALALKAKVLVTAASPFFNGNPDYSRMVDNRGVQLFPASYSAEKWARAAQACKEAIELCHANGYTLYHFPGNFGYKINDTLQTQLDIRAAMTDKQNNTEVIWPNTNSTAGDIQRWSMPLIANGASTSGPKGIIAPTLKMIEMFYSKNGVPITEDRTWDYSKRYTLRTAAAADKYYIRTGEQTVELHYDREPRFYADVAFDRAVWFGNWILNYNKDSALYFVKARATEIASRRGISNYSVTGYWVKKTVNIESSAATDGNITSGLVAYPWPEMRLADLYLLYSEALNEVDGPGAATTQWINLVRARAGLRSIEESWTNFSKNPVKYTTKEGLREIIQQERGIELCFEGQRFWDLRRWKTAHVALNNPIKGWDITQNAAPSYYKEVLLFNQRFGMRDYLWPIENGEMIINKNLVQNPGW from the coding sequence ATGAGATATAAAATAATGATCGCGCTGGTATGGACAGGTGTTTTGTGTTCCTGCAGCAAATATCTCGATGTGGTGCCGGACAACGTGCCTACGATCGACAATGCTTTTACCCTGCGCTCTTCCGCAGAGAAATACCTGTTCACCTGTTTCTCCTATATGCCCCGGAACGGGCATTTCAACGATAACGTAGCTTTCAACGGGGCTGATGAAGTATGGTATGATGACCCCATCCGCGATGTGGACCCTACCAATTTCAATATCGCCAGAGGACTGCAAAGCATGACCAGTCCGCTGGCCAACTACTGGAGCGGCACCGCCCGCGGTACTTCACTTTTTACAGGCATCCGCGACTGTAACACTTTCCTTGCCAATATCGGTAAGGTGAGAGAGTTACGGCCGTACGAGCGGGAGCGGTGGACCGCAGAGGTAAAATTCCTGAAAGCCTATTACCATTTCTTCCTGCTCCGCTGCTACGGACCTATCCCCCTGATCAAAGAAAACCTGCCGGTATCGGCAGGCTCCGAAGAAGTACAGGTATACCGTCAACCGATAGATACCTGTATCAACTACATTGTGCAATTGCTGGATGAAGCTGCGGGCAACGAGTTCCTGCCGGCTAAACTGGAAGGCACCGAGAACACCGAACTCGGAAGGATCACCAAATGCATCGCACTGGCGCTGAAAGCCAAAGTGCTGGTAACCGCCGCCAGTCCCTTCTTCAACGGCAACCCCGATTACAGCCGTATGGTGGACAACCGTGGTGTACAGTTGTTTCCCGCCAGCTACAGCGCCGAAAAATGGGCCAGGGCGGCGCAGGCCTGTAAGGAAGCGATCGAGCTTTGTCACGCGAATGGTTACACGCTGTATCACTTCCCCGGTAACTTCGGCTATAAGATCAACGACACGTTACAGACGCAGCTGGATATCCGTGCAGCCATGACCGATAAACAGAACAATACAGAGGTGATCTGGCCCAATACCAACAGCACCGCCGGCGATATACAACGCTGGTCTATGCCGCTGATCGCCAATGGCGCCAGCACTTCCGGTCCTAAAGGCATCATCGCGCCCACGCTGAAAATGATAGAAATGTTTTACAGCAAAAACGGGGTGCCCATTACCGAAGACAGGACCTGGGATTACAGTAAACGTTATACCCTGCGTACCGCTGCTGCTGCCGATAAATATTACATCCGCACCGGTGAGCAGACCGTGGAGCTGCATTATGACCGTGAACCGCGTTTCTACGCTGACGTAGCCTTTGACCGCGCTGTATGGTTTGGCAACTGGATACTGAACTACAACAAAGACAGCGCCCTGTATTTCGTGAAAGCCCGCGCTACGGAAATCGCCTCCAGAAGAGGTATCAGCAACTACTCCGTGACCGGCTACTGGGTGAAGAAAACGGTCAACATAGAAAGCAGCGCAGCTACCGATGGTAACATCACCAGTGGGCTGGTTGCTTATCCGTGGCCCGAAATGCGGCTCGCTGATCTTTACCTGCTGTATTCGGAAGCGCTTAATGAAGTAGACGGTCCGGGCGCAGCTACCACGCAGTGGATCAACCTCGTACGGGCGAGGGCAGGACTCAGATCCATAGAAGAATCCTGGACCAACTTCTCCAAAAATCCGGTGAAATATACCACCAAAGAAGGCCTGCGAGAGATTATCCAGCAGGAGAGGGGCATAGAGTTGTGTTTCGAAGGCCAGCGTTTCTGGGACCTGAGGCGGTGGAAGACCGCCCATGTGGCGCTCAACAACCCGATCAAAGGCTGGGACATCACACAGAATGCCGCGCCCTCCTATTACAAGGAAGTCCTGTTGTTCAACCAGCGCTTCGGCATGCGTGATTACCTGTGGCCAATAGAAAACGGGGAGATGATCATCAACAAAAACCTGGTACAGAATCCCGGGTGGTAA
- a CDS encoding SusC/RagA family TonB-linked outer membrane protein gives MKNSIPFLLCCTWISLLLLLPGKTPAQHKQTSGAVTEKIRKEVRGLVTDTSGAPMPGVTVLVKNSPNIGTTTDMNGRYILAVPDNTTVIVYTMVGYTPQELPLNARGVINVQLKTSSSQLNETVVVAYGKQKKASVIGSITTINPGELKVPSSNLTTALAGRLAGVIAYQRSGEPGMDNAEFFIRGATTFGYKKSPLILIDGIEYDVTELARLTTDDIASFSIMKDATANALYGARGANGVILVTTKEGKEGKARFNLRLENSISAPTRDVELADPITYMELNNEAVLTRNPLAPVTYPQSKIDNTKAGTNRDVFPTTNWKEMLFKKQTVNKRANFNLSGGGQIATYFVSGGYTKDNGILNVDGRNNFNNNIDLTTYTLRSNVNIRVTKSTSAMVRLHGTFDEYKGPIDGGEKLYQKMIWSNQVLFPAYYPADDAHQFVAHPLFGNFNNGEYLNPYADMVKGYKQYSRSLMLAQFELKQDLSSFITKGLSVRAMMNTNRQAYFDVSRQYTPFWYAANNYDKLSNTYVLRDINPDQGTDYLNYVPGKRTVASTFYLESAVDYNRTFDKHGLAGMLIFIARNNLQTIDDISNPSVNLLQKSLPSRNLGLSGRVTYSYDNRFFGEFNFGYNGSERFYKTERYGFFPSAGAAWFVSNEKFFQPLEKVITKLKVRANYGLVGNDAIGNEDDRFFYLSNVNMNDSKRGATFGVNGGYNRPGISIGRYDNQAITWETARNSTFGLEISLFNKLDIIAEYFTEQRYNILMDRASTPKTMGLQATPKANVGKAQSNAFDFTADFNTNIGREFFLTMRGNFTFARNKFKAYEEPRYDEWYRYHVGYPISQRWGYIAERLFIDDEEVRSSPQQAFGNFKTMGGDIKFRDVNGDGQITPSDMVPIGYPTTPEIIYGFGFSAKYKGVDFSAFFQGSARSSFWIDVNATSPFIDVDDNSAVTSETQLLKAYADSHWSEEDRNLYALWPRLSPVLNTNSTQSSTWFMRNGAFLRLKQVELGYTVPQHLIKRIHMSNLRVYANATNLVTFSKFRLWDIEMGGKGLGYPIQRVVNFGLMVGF, from the coding sequence ATGAAAAACAGCATTCCCTTCCTCCTGTGTTGCACATGGATATCATTACTGCTACTCCTGCCAGGAAAAACGCCCGCGCAGCACAAGCAGACGTCCGGCGCCGTCACGGAAAAAATCCGAAAAGAAGTCCGCGGACTGGTGACCGATACCTCCGGCGCACCTATGCCCGGCGTTACCGTGCTGGTGAAAAACAGCCCGAACATCGGAACCACCACCGACATGAACGGCCGCTACATTCTCGCCGTACCGGACAACACTACCGTCATCGTCTATACGATGGTAGGGTATACGCCACAGGAATTGCCACTCAACGCCCGCGGTGTCATCAACGTACAACTGAAAACATCTTCCAGTCAGCTGAATGAAACCGTCGTGGTAGCCTATGGCAAACAGAAAAAGGCGTCCGTCATCGGTTCCATCACCACCATCAATCCGGGTGAACTGAAAGTGCCCTCCAGCAATCTCACCACCGCACTGGCAGGCCGCCTCGCCGGCGTCATCGCTTATCAGCGCAGCGGCGAGCCCGGCATGGACAACGCAGAATTTTTCATCCGCGGCGCCACCACCTTCGGCTACAAAAAAAGTCCGCTCATCCTCATCGATGGTATCGAATACGATGTCACAGAACTGGCCCGCCTTACGACAGACGATATCGCCAGTTTCTCCATCATGAAAGACGCAACGGCCAACGCCCTTTACGGCGCCAGGGGCGCCAACGGCGTCATCCTCGTCACCACCAAGGAAGGGAAAGAAGGGAAGGCCAGATTTAACCTGCGCCTCGAAAACTCTATCTCCGCACCTACCCGCGATGTGGAGCTGGCAGACCCCATCACTTATATGGAACTGAACAACGAAGCAGTGCTCACCCGCAACCCGCTGGCGCCGGTTACCTACCCGCAAAGTAAAATAGACAACACTAAAGCCGGTACAAACAGAGACGTATTTCCTACCACCAACTGGAAAGAAATGCTCTTTAAAAAACAGACGGTCAACAAACGCGCTAACTTCAACCTCAGCGGCGGCGGACAAATAGCGACCTACTTTGTCTCCGGCGGCTATACGAAAGACAACGGTATCCTCAACGTAGACGGCCGTAATAACTTTAACAACAACATCGACCTCACTACCTATACGCTGCGCTCCAACGTCAACATACGGGTGACGAAATCTACTTCCGCCATGGTCCGTCTCCATGGCACCTTCGACGAATACAAAGGTCCCATCGACGGCGGTGAAAAACTTTATCAGAAAATGATCTGGTCCAACCAGGTACTCTTCCCCGCTTACTACCCGGCCGACGACGCCCACCAGTTCGTTGCCCACCCGCTGTTTGGTAACTTCAACAACGGCGAATACCTTAATCCCTACGCCGACATGGTGAAAGGGTATAAACAATATTCCCGCTCCCTGATGCTGGCACAGTTCGAACTAAAACAAGACCTGTCTTCTTTCATCACCAAAGGACTGTCTGTCCGCGCCATGATGAATACCAACCGCCAGGCTTACTTCGATGTGTCCCGCCAGTACACGCCCTTCTGGTATGCCGCCAATAACTACGATAAACTCAGCAACACCTATGTATTGCGCGACATCAACCCTGACCAGGGTACAGATTACCTGAACTATGTACCCGGTAAAAGGACCGTGGCGTCTACCTTCTACCTGGAATCTGCGGTTGACTATAACCGGACTTTTGATAAACATGGCCTCGCTGGTATGCTCATCTTCATTGCCCGCAACAACCTCCAGACCATCGACGATATTTCCAACCCCAGTGTCAACCTGCTGCAGAAATCACTGCCGTCCCGCAACCTGGGCTTGTCCGGCCGCGTTACCTATTCTTACGACAACCGCTTCTTCGGGGAATTTAACTTCGGCTATAACGGCTCCGAACGTTTTTATAAAACGGAACGCTACGGCTTCTTCCCCTCCGCAGGAGCAGCCTGGTTCGTTTCCAACGAAAAATTCTTCCAGCCGCTGGAAAAGGTCATCACCAAACTCAAGGTCAGAGCCAATTATGGCCTTGTAGGCAATGACGCGATCGGCAATGAAGACGACCGCTTCTTTTACCTCTCCAACGTCAACATGAACGACAGTAAACGTGGCGCTACCTTTGGCGTAAACGGCGGCTATAACCGCCCGGGCATCTCCATCGGCCGGTATGACAACCAGGCTATCACCTGGGAAACGGCCAGGAACTCCACTTTCGGGCTGGAGATCAGCCTGTTCAACAAACTGGACATCATCGCGGAGTATTTCACGGAACAACGTTACAATATCCTCATGGACAGGGCCTCCACGCCCAAAACCATGGGCCTTCAGGCTACGCCCAAAGCCAATGTGGGCAAGGCGCAGTCCAATGCTTTCGACTTCACCGCTGATTTTAATACCAACATCGGCAGGGAATTTTTCCTGACCATGCGCGGTAACTTCACCTTCGCCCGCAACAAGTTCAAAGCGTACGAAGAACCGCGTTACGACGAGTGGTACCGCTACCATGTAGGCTACCCGATTTCCCAACGCTGGGGATATATCGCGGAACGTCTCTTTATCGATGATGAAGAAGTAAGAAGCTCCCCACAACAAGCTTTCGGCAATTTCAAAACCATGGGCGGCGATATCAAATTCCGCGATGTGAACGGCGACGGGCAAATTACGCCCAGCGATATGGTGCCCATCGGTTACCCGACCACGCCGGAAATCATCTACGGCTTCGGCTTCAGCGCTAAATACAAAGGCGTGGACTTCTCCGCTTTCTTCCAGGGCTCTGCGCGGTCGTCTTTCTGGATTGATGTAAACGCTACCTCTCCTTTCATCGATGTGGACGACAACAGCGCTGTCACCTCTGAAACACAGCTGCTGAAAGCATATGCAGACAGCCACTGGTCGGAGGAGGACCGCAACCTGTACGCCCTCTGGCCCCGCCTCAGCCCTGTGCTCAATACCAACAGCACCCAAAGCAGCACCTGGTTCATGCGCAACGGCGCCTTCCTCCGCCTCAAACAGGTGGAACTGGGGTACACGGTGCCACAGCACCTTATAAAACGTATCCATATGTCTAACCTGCGGGTGTATGCCAATGCCACCAACCTGGTCACTTTCTCAAAGTTCAGGCTGTGGGACATCGAAATGGGCGGCAAGGGCCTTGGGTATCCCATCCAGCGGGTAGTCAACTTTGGTTTGATGGTGGGCTTCTGA
- a CDS encoding aminotransferase class V-fold PLP-dependent enzyme — protein sequence MTSALSVPTPLNTVFSPEEIQRFRKETAGTRHVIHLNNAGAGLMPDVVTQAQLDHISLESRIGGYEASALQAEAVKAFYQQCALLLNCKPSNIAFTASATDSYTRALSAIPFEKDDVILTDRDDFVSNQIQFLSLQKRIGVRIVHINNAAVGGVDLNDLKEKLYHYRPKLLAITHIPTNSGLVQPVHEIAAVYSDYVKAHPGKTWYILDACQSAGQMKLDVKALQCDFLSMTCRKFLRGPRGTGALYIADRALEAGLEPMYIDMRGAEWTTKDTYQQQPDAKRFEDWEFAYATVIGTKAAIEYCLQIGEERIWQQVRLMAAITREKLAAIDKVAVLDRGPEKGGLVTFHVAGSDPVHIVSGLSKRKINVVPSYRAFGLLDFDDKGVKWAVRASPHYYNTVEEIDAFIASLREII from the coding sequence ATGACGTCCGCATTATCTGTTCCAACGCCACTCAATACGGTGTTTTCTCCGGAAGAAATTCAACGCTTCAGGAAAGAGACTGCCGGTACCCGCCATGTCATCCACCTCAACAACGCAGGGGCCGGGCTGATGCCCGATGTGGTGACGCAGGCGCAGCTGGACCATATTTCCCTGGAATCCCGCATCGGAGGGTATGAAGCCTCGGCGTTGCAGGCTGAAGCGGTAAAAGCTTTCTACCAGCAATGCGCCCTGCTGCTGAACTGTAAACCTTCCAATATCGCCTTTACGGCCAGCGCTACCGATTCCTATACGCGGGCGTTGTCGGCCATCCCCTTTGAAAAAGATGATGTGATACTGACGGACCGCGACGATTTCGTTTCCAACCAGATCCAGTTTCTTTCTCTTCAGAAACGGATAGGCGTCAGGATCGTACACATCAACAATGCTGCCGTCGGTGGGGTGGACCTGAACGATCTGAAGGAAAAGCTGTATCACTACCGGCCCAAACTACTGGCGATTACACATATTCCCACCAATTCAGGACTGGTGCAACCGGTGCATGAGATCGCCGCTGTTTACAGTGACTATGTAAAAGCGCATCCGGGTAAAACGTGGTACATCCTCGACGCCTGCCAGAGCGCCGGACAGATGAAACTGGATGTAAAGGCGCTGCAATGCGATTTTTTAAGCATGACCTGCCGGAAATTTCTGCGAGGCCCCCGCGGTACCGGCGCACTATACATTGCAGACCGTGCGCTGGAAGCAGGGTTGGAGCCGATGTACATCGATATGCGCGGAGCCGAATGGACAACGAAAGACACCTATCAGCAGCAGCCCGATGCAAAGCGCTTTGAGGATTGGGAGTTTGCCTATGCCACAGTCATCGGTACCAAAGCCGCCATTGAATATTGCCTGCAGATAGGGGAGGAACGTATCTGGCAACAGGTACGGCTGATGGCCGCTATCACAAGGGAAAAGCTGGCGGCGATTGACAAGGTCGCCGTACTGGACCGCGGACCGGAAAAAGGGGGACTGGTAACTTTTCATGTAGCCGGTAGTGACCCGGTGCACATCGTAAGCGGACTGTCAAAAAGAAAGATCAACGTCGTGCCCAGCTACCGCGCATTCGGCCTGCTGGACTTCGATGATAAAGGTGTGAAATGGGCTGTACGAGCTTCGCCACATTATTATAATACCGTGGAAGAAATAGATGCGTTCATCGCATCGCTGAGAGAAATTATCTGA
- a CDS encoding Lrp/AsnC family transcriptional regulator: MFQLDEYDKALLRLLQQNNRLTTEQLSEQVNLSQSAVQRRLTRLRNEKVIEAEVAVISPLAAGVGISCVVDVVLHEGSSKSIDKFKAAMKNCAEVAQCYYVTGTYDFVLIVHTRDMAHFESFSKKHLMDNPNLKHFYTHVVMDKVKMSYNLPL, translated from the coding sequence ATGTTCCAACTTGATGAATATGACAAAGCGCTGCTCCGCCTGTTGCAGCAAAACAACCGACTCACTACGGAACAGCTCAGCGAGCAGGTAAACCTGAGCCAGAGCGCCGTGCAACGGCGCCTCACCAGGCTGCGGAATGAAAAGGTCATCGAAGCGGAAGTGGCGGTTATCTCACCACTGGCCGCAGGCGTAGGCATTAGCTGCGTGGTGGATGTGGTATTGCACGAAGGCAGCTCTAAGTCCATAGATAAATTCAAAGCTGCCATGAAAAATTGCGCCGAAGTGGCGCAATGCTATTATGTGACGGGCACCTACGATTTTGTGCTCATCGTTCATACGCGGGACATGGCCCATTTTGAGTCGTTCTCCAAAAAACATCTCATGGACAATCCGAACCTGAAACATTTCTATACTCATGTGGTGATGGACAAGGTAAAGATGAGCTACAACCTCCCGCTTTAA
- a CDS encoding TfoX/Sxy family protein: MNEEQLISWVRKCMQPIGPISTRPIMQGQAIYLEGVLFACVAGEQLWFRTDDESDLVWDAAGSEWLRGTKKDGSATYEPYRSAPESAYTDEKEMRKWAKQGMAAGRRAKKN; encoded by the coding sequence ATGAACGAAGAACAACTGATTTCCTGGGTGAGAAAATGTATGCAGCCTATTGGTCCTATCAGCACGCGGCCAATTATGCAGGGACAGGCTATCTATCTGGAAGGTGTTCTCTTCGCTTGTGTGGCGGGAGAGCAGCTTTGGTTCCGGACTGACGACGAAAGCGACCTGGTATGGGACGCGGCCGGCAGCGAATGGTTGCGGGGGACGAAAAAAGATGGTTCAGCTACCTATGAACCATACCGCAGCGCACCGGAATCGGCCTATACGGACGAGAAAGAAATGCGCAAATGGGCCAAGCAGGGCATGGCCGCCGGCAGACGGGCGAAGAAAAATTAA
- a CDS encoding BACON domain-containing protein: MKKYLFNYYTLIAAGILLMVAACRKTEDYRFSTPLAIDARIIRLGAAADTTRFIVYADGDWNLELAAETPWLQLQTTSGHGKSDALVEVTDNSGQLPRAAKLVVKGGGKSDTIVLQQKGLTPALAIMDETAQTIANGGTYKSVINTNVPLDLMTVGYGYDSTGTVNWLSGLQVKDGYLFFKVDTNQLPVARTVMLRLSYLDALGTTTKDSIVIKQQPGMSYEGAVQKDFAYVKQSLANGLVSENIFVEGIVISDKGHPNMAQNLNKPTDKHSLDKTENSIAVYVQSVDGSSGLYFKTKTAGDNIFNFNDRVKIWLKGVTVQQLQNPSRTIVSGIDVHHIMKKDAGTGLLQPREKYMSALTDNDLYTYVKLKDVEISVPSGAFTNINEGYAARMDCYPLNIRDIQGSSMYMLTNLDVLYRRDGRRVPQGSGTVAGIVVHETYDRYGGNIGKYAIRHLKREDIALNEDRANGFSQVLVEWSRFKTEYAATPTETQNPLTPDAGSGRIYQSGKKYLDFTSSGITPTTDYNGLLQEPTTNKGAVSNGGWGCKGWWNAATNAGESWMIEVSTKGISSPLSLQVEGNSDIGGPRNFVAEWSADNAAWNGLGNFTFQDVANWSNTLLTQVAGQKVLNFQLPQAASGQDKLYIRLRVANKTAGTTNAATGGSITATATCRLSHVSLKYNK; the protein is encoded by the coding sequence ATGAAAAAATATTTATTCAACTATTACACCCTCATCGCAGCAGGTATCTTACTGATGGTGGCAGCTTGCCGTAAAACGGAAGACTACCGCTTCAGCACACCGCTGGCAATTGATGCCCGCATCATCCGGCTGGGCGCCGCCGCCGATACTACCCGCTTTATCGTATATGCCGATGGCGACTGGAACCTGGAGCTGGCGGCCGAAACGCCGTGGCTGCAGTTGCAGACCACCAGCGGCCACGGTAAGAGTGATGCCCTCGTGGAGGTAACAGACAACAGCGGTCAGCTGCCCCGCGCTGCCAAACTGGTGGTGAAAGGCGGTGGCAAATCAGATACTATCGTGCTGCAGCAAAAGGGACTTACCCCTGCGCTGGCCATTATGGATGAAACAGCGCAGACCATCGCCAACGGCGGTACGTATAAATCTGTCATCAACACCAATGTGCCGCTGGATTTGATGACAGTGGGGTACGGGTACGACTCTACGGGAACGGTCAACTGGTTGTCCGGCCTCCAGGTGAAAGACGGTTACCTGTTCTTTAAGGTAGACACCAACCAGCTGCCTGTGGCCCGGACGGTGATGCTCCGCCTCAGTTACCTCGATGCGCTGGGCACTACCACCAAAGACAGCATCGTTATCAAACAGCAGCCGGGGATGAGCTATGAAGGAGCCGTGCAGAAAGACTTCGCCTATGTGAAACAGTCGCTGGCCAATGGGCTTGTCAGCGAGAATATCTTTGTGGAAGGTATTGTGATCAGTGATAAAGGTCATCCTAATATGGCACAGAACCTCAATAAGCCTACCGACAAACATAGTCTCGATAAAACTGAAAACAGTATAGCCGTATACGTGCAAAGCGTGGATGGCAGCAGCGGCCTGTACTTTAAGACGAAGACGGCGGGTGATAATATCTTCAACTTCAACGACCGGGTGAAGATATGGCTGAAAGGCGTTACCGTGCAGCAGCTGCAGAACCCGTCCCGGACGATTGTTTCCGGTATTGATGTACATCACATTATGAAGAAGGATGCCGGTACCGGCTTGTTACAGCCGAGGGAGAAGTATATGTCCGCATTAACAGACAATGATCTCTATACCTATGTGAAACTGAAAGACGTGGAGATTTCCGTTCCCAGCGGCGCCTTTACCAATATCAACGAGGGCTATGCGGCCCGTATGGACTGTTATCCGCTCAATATCCGCGATATACAGGGCAGCAGCATGTATATGCTTACCAACCTGGATGTGCTGTACCGCCGCGATGGCAGAAGGGTGCCGCAGGGTTCCGGGACTGTTGCCGGTATCGTGGTCCATGAAACGTATGACCGTTACGGTGGTAACATCGGAAAGTACGCTATCCGTCATCTGAAACGGGAAGACATTGCGCTCAACGAAGACAGGGCCAATGGTTTCTCGCAGGTGCTGGTGGAATGGAGCCGGTTTAAAACCGAATACGCTGCCACGCCCACAGAAACACAGAACCCGCTGACACCGGATGCAGGCAGCGGCCGTATTTACCAGAGCGGGAAAAAATACCTTGACTTCACCAGTAGTGGGATTACCCCTACCACGGACTACAACGGCCTGCTGCAGGAGCCGACCACCAACAAAGGGGCCGTCAGCAACGGAGGCTGGGGTTGTAAAGGCTGGTGGAACGCTGCCACTAATGCAGGGGAGTCCTGGATGATAGAAGTATCTACAAAAGGTATCAGTTCGCCGTTGTCACTGCAGGTAGAGGGGAACAGCGACATTGGCGGGCCGCGTAATTTTGTGGCCGAATGGTCGGCGGACAACGCTGCCTGGAACGGTCTTGGTAACTTTACTTTCCAGGATGTGGCCAACTGGTCCAACACCTTGCTGACGCAGGTAGCAGGGCAGAAGGTGCTGAATTTCCAGCTGCCGCAGGCGGCGTCCGGTCAGGATAAGTTATACATCCGGTTGCGGGTGGCCAATAAAACCGCTGGCACTACGAATGCTGCTACAGGCGGATCGATAACGGCGACGGCTACGTGCCGGTTGTCGCATGTGTCGCTGAAGTATAACAAGTAG
- a CDS encoding endonuclease/exonuclease/phosphatase family protein, with amino-acid sequence MNRFLISLFFCLYIAGAQAQAPLRVLSYNILEGMVTDTTKGKEVFVQWVKQFNPDIVALQECNKFTQKTLEELAATWGHPYAVIVKENGFPTGLTSRYPITNINKVTENMTHGFIMANVLDYNIVVLHLNPHRFRKRREEISGILANIAQKKDKRGWILMGDFNSNTPLDMARLDTNRIKAAHLNAVKKNPKIENLDDGSIDFKVQQHLLDAGFVDALYEYDRAERATGGKDTIRSKSRIDYIYLSKDLAKKVKTCHFIYDDFTARYSDHRPVYMELKK; translated from the coding sequence ATGAATCGTTTTTTAATATCGCTGTTTTTCTGCCTGTACATAGCCGGTGCGCAGGCGCAGGCGCCGCTTCGCGTGTTGAGTTACAACATACTGGAAGGAATGGTGACCGACACTACCAAAGGGAAGGAAGTCTTTGTGCAATGGGTGAAACAATTCAACCCGGATATTGTGGCCTTGCAGGAATGTAATAAGTTCACCCAGAAGACGCTGGAGGAGCTGGCCGCTACCTGGGGACATCCCTATGCCGTAATTGTAAAAGAGAACGGTTTTCCTACCGGACTCACTTCGCGGTATCCCATCACCAATATCAACAAGGTGACGGAGAACATGACCCATGGCTTTATTATGGCCAATGTACTGGATTATAACATCGTGGTATTGCATCTTAACCCGCATAGGTTCCGCAAACGCCGCGAGGAGATCTCCGGTATACTGGCGAACATTGCCCAAAAGAAAGACAAACGTGGCTGGATACTGATGGGTGATTTTAATTCCAACACCCCGCTGGACATGGCGCGGCTGGACACTAACCGCATCAAGGCAGCCCATCTCAATGCTGTGAAGAAAAATCCTAAAATTGAAAACCTGGACGATGGCAGTATCGACTTCAAGGTACAGCAGCACCTGCTGGATGCCGGTTTTGTGGATGCTCTTTACGAATACGACCGGGCGGAGCGCGCTACCGGCGGTAAGGACACCATCCGGAGTAAGTCGCGCATAGACTATATCTATCTCAGTAAAGACCTGGCGAAGAAGGTAAAGACCTGTCATTTTATTTATGATGATTTCACGGCCAGATACTCCGACCACCGGCCGGTTTACATGGAACTGAAAAAATAG